In the Quercus lobata isolate SW786 chromosome 5, ValleyOak3.0 Primary Assembly, whole genome shotgun sequence genome, one interval contains:
- the LOC115993019 gene encoding cytochrome b561 and DOMON domain-containing protein At5g47530-like has translation MLRLVLVFSLLFTLCLSSSAQNCSTYTSFSNNLAFSSCNDLPFLNSFLYWNYNSSSGSLQIAYRHTGVTTSSWVAWAINPNDLQTAMIGAQALVAFQLSNGSMRAYTSPISSYTTNLPEGNLQYSVSDLTATYANGEIVIYATLSLPINTTTVNQVWQDGLVSNDSPGQHSTANSNTNSKGTLNLLSGQSATGSGGSSIARNRNIHGVLCAIGWGILMPIGVIIARYMKVFKSADPAWFYLHVTCQTSAYIIGLTGWAIGLKLGSQSTPGVQYTGHRTIGILLFILGTLQKDLHFAYVFALLIRPKKDHKFRFYWTIYHHSVGYLVILLAIINIFKGFDILNPEKKWKNVYIGVIAILAIKAVCLEAFTWYVVLKRRKSETAEKPPQGMNGANGANGHGARPTYV, from the exons ATGTTGAGGCTTGTGCTAGTCTTCTCACTTCTTTTCACCCTCTGCCTCTCATCCTCAGCTCAAAACTGTTCCACATACACATCTTTTTCTAATAACTTGGCCTTCAGCTCCTGCAATGACCTTCCCTTTTTGAACTCTTTCCTATATTGGAACTACAATTCATCGTCTGGAAGCCTCCAAATCGCCTATAGACACACTGGGGTCACGACCTCTAGTTGGGTTGCTTGGGCCATTAACCCCAATGATTTACAGACAGCCATGATTGGAGCACAGGCACTTGTAGCTTTTCAACTATCCAATGGTTCCATGAGAGCCTACACGTCCCCAATCAGTAGTTATACTACCAACTTGCCGGAGGGCAACCTGCAATATAGTGTATCGGATTTGACAGCAACTTATGCAAATGGTGAGATTGTTATCTATGCTACTTTGTCACTTCCGATCAATACCACCACTGTCAACCAGGTTTGGCAAGATGGTCTGGTTTCAAATGACAGTCCAGGACAGCATTCTACAGCCAATTCTAATACCAATTCCAAGGGTACCCTGAATCTTCTTTCGGGGCAGTCTGCAACGGGCAGTGGGGGGAGCTCAATAGCTAGAAATCGAAAT ATCCATGGAGTGCTATGTGCAATTGGTTGGGGAATTTTGATGCCTATTGGTGTTATAATAGCAAGGTACATGAAGGTATTCAAATCCGCAGACCCTGCATGGTTTTACCTTCATGTCACTTGTCAAACCTCAGCTTATATTATTGGACTCACTGGATGGGCAATTGGTCTTAAACTTGGAAGCCAAAGTACTCCTGGTGTCCAATACACTGGGCACAGAACAATCGGCATTTTGCTTTTTATTCTTGGAACACTTCAG AAAGATTTGCATTTTGCCTACGTCTTCGCTTTGCTTATAAGGCCTAAAAAGGATCATAAATTCAGATTTTACTGGACTATTTACCACCATTCAGTGGGATATCTTGTTATTCTTCTAGCCATCATTAACATATTCAAAGGTTTCGATATTTTGAATCCGGAAAAGAAGTGGAAGAATGTTTACATCGGTGTTATTGCGATTTTGGCTATCAAAGCTGTGTGCTTGGAAGCTTTTACTTGGTATGTTGTTCTGAAGAGAAGAAAGTCAGAAACGGCTGAGAAACCACCTCAGGGTATGAATGGAGCAAATGGGGCTAATGGGCATGGTGCTAGGCCAACATATGTTTAA